Proteins encoded by one window of Synergistaceae bacterium:
- a CDS encoding DeoR/GlpR family DNA-binding transcription regulator: MLRPQRIDAIENYLIQHRVVNLDELCKVFSVSKNTIRRDIDEIHKRGCIRKIYGGVRVVEKDELMPFTERNKRALDAKKRVAKCAAEFVEDGDIIFVDSGTTTCHMVDHLKDKTDLTVITNNLDFIVSALPHENINIISLSGALNRKTLSFTGASAANSLESFNISKAFMASTGITVEKGATNYFADEYDVKQAAIRRSQKRFLLVDHSKQGVISLRTFADLSDFDCLVTEAPLPETFRNYLERNACKVVLVKGDMG; encoded by the coding sequence ATGCTACGTCCACAACGCATCGACGCCATAGAAAATTATTTGATTCAGCACAGGGTCGTCAATCTCGACGAACTGTGCAAGGTATTCTCCGTCTCGAAAAACACCATCCGCAGGGATATCGATGAAATCCACAAGCGAGGGTGCATAAGGAAGATCTACGGCGGAGTCCGAGTCGTGGAAAAAGACGAACTCATGCCTTTCACGGAACGCAATAAGAGAGCGTTGGACGCAAAAAAACGTGTCGCGAAATGCGCGGCCGAATTCGTCGAAGACGGCGATATTATATTTGTAGACTCCGGAACCACCACTTGTCACATGGTCGACCATCTCAAGGATAAAACGGACCTGACGGTCATCACGAACAATCTGGACTTTATCGTGTCAGCTCTGCCCCACGAAAATATCAACATCATATCCCTGTCCGGCGCCCTCAACAGGAAGACGCTCTCTTTCACCGGAGCGAGCGCCGCAAACTCGCTCGAATCGTTCAACATCAGCAAGGCGTTCATGGCCTCAACGGGAATCACGGTCGAGAAAGGCGCCACTAACTATTTCGCCGACGAATACGACGTCAAACAAGCGGCGATCAGAAGAAGCCAGAAAAGGTTCTTGCTGGTGGATCACTCCAAGCAGGGCGTGATCTCTTTGCGGACATTCGCCGATCTAAGTGATTTTGATTGCCTAGTCACAGAAGCGCCTCTCCCGGAAACATTCCGTAACTATCTGGAACGCAATGCCTGCAAAGTGGTCTTAGTTAAAGGTGATATGGGTTAA
- a CDS encoding sugar ABC transporter ATP-binding protein, with translation MKGIVKTFPGVKALKGVDFDVREGEVHALMGENGAGKSTLMKCLIGIHPQTSGEIIFKGNRLGHYNTSDALKMGISMIHQELSPVLHRPIMENIWLGREPLTGLGLVDHAKMAQMTRDVLKVIDLDVDPRTLMRDLTVAKIQMVEIAKAISYNAALIIMDEPTSALAESEVAQLFKIINRLRDEGKGIVYISHKMDEIFKIADRITVLRDGEYVGTDNAANTTMDRMITMMVGRSVSDMFPKISCDISDVHLEVKGLRNSRFFHDVSFSVRKGEILGIAGLLGSGRTEVIESIFGIKSLDAGEIFIDGRRVEIKEPADAIANGMAFLTEDRRETGIFPMLDVLFNMFIASMDQHTNKAQILNDRSSLNVCNEYISVINVKTPSPYQKVENLSGGNQQKVLVARWLMTSPSILFLDEPTRGIDVGAKAEIHSIISKLAGQGKSVIMVSSELPEVIGMSDRIMVMHEGRVTGILDNSKKLQQEEIMRYASGVA, from the coding sequence ATGAAGGGGATAGTCAAAACTTTTCCTGGAGTTAAAGCCCTTAAGGGAGTGGATTTCGACGTAAGGGAAGGCGAAGTGCACGCGCTCATGGGTGAAAATGGCGCGGGCAAATCCACGTTGATGAAGTGCCTCATCGGCATTCACCCGCAAACGTCGGGAGAGATAATATTCAAGGGCAATCGCCTGGGACATTACAATACGTCTGACGCGCTGAAAATGGGAATTTCCATGATTCATCAAGAACTGAGTCCCGTGCTACACCGACCCATTATGGAAAATATCTGGCTCGGACGCGAACCGCTAACAGGTCTAGGGTTGGTCGACCACGCGAAGATGGCTCAGATGACCAGGGATGTACTGAAGGTTATCGATTTGGACGTGGATCCGCGCACGCTGATGAGGGACCTCACAGTTGCCAAGATACAGATGGTCGAGATCGCTAAAGCTATCTCGTACAACGCGGCGCTCATTATTATGGATGAACCGACGAGCGCGCTAGCGGAGAGCGAAGTGGCTCAACTTTTCAAGATAATCAACAGGCTTCGCGACGAAGGTAAGGGCATCGTTTACATATCGCACAAGATGGACGAGATATTCAAGATAGCTGATCGCATCACGGTCCTTCGCGACGGGGAATATGTGGGCACAGACAACGCGGCCAACACCACTATGGACCGAATGATCACTATGATGGTCGGGCGCTCTGTTTCCGACATGTTCCCCAAGATCTCCTGCGATATCAGCGACGTGCACCTGGAGGTGAAAGGACTCCGCAATTCGCGGTTCTTTCACGATGTCTCATTCAGCGTGCGCAAGGGCGAGATATTGGGCATCGCGGGGCTTCTCGGTTCTGGAAGAACTGAGGTCATAGAGAGTATCTTCGGCATCAAGTCCCTGGACGCCGGAGAAATATTCATAGACGGACGCCGCGTCGAAATAAAAGAACCGGCCGACGCGATAGCAAATGGGATGGCGTTTTTGACCGAGGACAGGCGGGAGACGGGCATATTTCCGATGCTCGATGTTCTGTTCAACATGTTCATAGCGAGTATGGATCAGCACACCAACAAAGCCCAAATTCTGAATGACAGGTCGTCATTGAACGTTTGCAACGAATACATCAGCGTCATCAACGTCAAAACTCCGTCGCCTTACCAGAAGGTGGAAAATCTGTCCGGAGGTAATCAGCAAAAGGTTCTGGTCGCCCGCTGGCTTATGACGTCTCCGTCCATACTTTTTTTGGACGAGCCGACAAGGGGGATCGACGTTGGCGCGAAAGCCGAGATACACTCTATCATAAGTAAACTTGCGGGACAGGGCAAAAGTGTGATCATGGTCTCCTCGGAATTGCCGGAAGTCATTGGCATGAGCGACCGCATAATGGTCATGCACGAGGGAAGAGTGACGGGAATACTGGACAACAGTAAAAAACTGCAACAGGAGGAGATTATGCGCTACGCCTCGGGGGTAGCATGA
- a CDS encoding Gfo/Idh/MocA family oxidoreductase, with amino-acid sequence MPLKIGVVGVGAIGREHAHRCAKVLPGSTVTALSDVDEEAVRKFMAEEKFDASFFANGHELIQSPNVDAVLVTCWGAKHEEFVISAIEAGKPVFCEKPLAETAEACRNIVNAEIGRGRRLVQVGFMRPFDRGYQALKKTLDDGTIGSPLVVNCRHFNYDNVPYYKTSMAINDTLIHELDVLRWLLDDDYLTVQVYFPRRSANAPEAVRDPQIVVLRTIKGIHINAEIYVFSKFAYDVQCEVIGENGIASLPEPMAVPIRRAARDERALLTDWKTRFIDAYDVELQAFIENAKSGKFTSGASAWDGYAAAVAADACIKSQTTLATEPVDMPPCPAFYKK; translated from the coding sequence GTGCCTTTGAAGATAGGAGTTGTCGGGGTTGGAGCGATAGGAAGAGAGCACGCGCACAGGTGCGCCAAGGTATTGCCTGGTAGTACGGTTACGGCTTTGAGTGACGTTGACGAAGAAGCGGTCAGAAAGTTTATGGCTGAGGAAAAATTTGACGCGTCTTTTTTCGCGAATGGGCATGAACTGATCCAATCTCCCAACGTAGACGCCGTGTTGGTTACTTGCTGGGGGGCAAAACACGAGGAGTTCGTCATCTCGGCAATCGAGGCGGGCAAACCGGTGTTTTGCGAGAAGCCCCTGGCTGAGACCGCCGAGGCGTGTCGCAATATTGTTAACGCCGAAATAGGTCGAGGCAGGCGCCTCGTCCAGGTGGGTTTCATGCGTCCGTTCGACCGGGGTTATCAGGCTCTCAAAAAAACTTTGGACGACGGAACGATAGGTTCACCTCTTGTTGTGAACTGTCGACACTTCAATTACGATAACGTACCTTACTACAAAACCTCTATGGCTATCAACGACACCCTCATCCACGAACTCGACGTTCTGCGTTGGCTCCTTGATGATGATTATCTCACGGTGCAGGTCTATTTTCCGCGTCGCAGCGCCAATGCACCAGAGGCGGTTCGCGACCCGCAGATCGTAGTGCTTCGAACTATAAAGGGAATCCACATCAACGCCGAGATATACGTCTTCAGCAAATTTGCGTATGACGTGCAGTGCGAGGTCATCGGCGAAAACGGCATAGCGTCCCTCCCGGAACCGATGGCCGTTCCTATCAGAAGGGCCGCGCGAGACGAGCGGGCGTTGTTGACGGACTGGAAAACGCGTTTTATTGACGCATATGACGTAGAGCTTCAAGCGTTCATCGAGAACGCGAAGTCCGGGAAATTCACGTCGGGCGCTTCGGCGTGGGATGGGTATGCGGCCGCCGTGGCAGCGGATGCTTGCATAAAATCTCAGACGACTCTCGCGACTGAACCGGTAGACATGCCTCCGTGCCCGGCCTTTTATAAAAAGTAG
- a CDS encoding substrate-binding domain-containing protein has translation MKQKMKKRMFTVFLAVCSILALGLASGTEAFAATAKFKIGYSCNNFNDTFQTYIVDAARAAAVEAGVDLEVLDAQEDDIRQQDQVNNLIQNGVDALIVVPVNTGSVQPIIKAAADAKKPLVFVNRNPYPSGGMPENVYFTGADSILEGSSQMEYAGKLMGGKGNICILMGILSNEGALGRTAGIEQTVQEKFPDIKILAKETGNWQRDQGLNITENWLTAYGEQINAILSNNDEMALGAIMALENAGRQDVLVFGNDAIPDALAAIKSGKLGGTVLQDPVAQGKGSLEITVKILNGEKVEQLQKLPADVINKDNINNQ, from the coding sequence ATGAAACAGAAGATGAAGAAGAGGATGTTTACAGTATTTTTGGCGGTTTGTTCGATATTGGCGCTGGGATTGGCGTCGGGAACAGAGGCATTCGCCGCGACGGCCAAGTTCAAAATCGGCTACAGTTGCAATAATTTCAATGACACATTCCAGACCTATATTGTCGATGCGGCGCGCGCGGCGGCAGTCGAGGCAGGAGTCGATCTGGAGGTTCTCGACGCGCAGGAAGACGACATTCGTCAACAGGATCAAGTCAATAACCTGATCCAAAACGGAGTGGACGCTCTGATCGTAGTTCCGGTTAACACGGGCTCCGTTCAGCCGATCATCAAAGCGGCGGCCGACGCCAAAAAACCCTTGGTATTCGTCAACCGCAATCCATACCCCAGCGGCGGAATGCCAGAGAACGTATACTTCACCGGAGCCGATTCGATCCTCGAGGGCTCATCCCAAATGGAGTACGCGGGCAAGCTTATGGGCGGCAAGGGTAACATCTGCATCCTTATGGGCATTCTCTCGAACGAGGGCGCTCTGGGCCGCACCGCCGGAATCGAGCAGACCGTACAGGAAAAATTCCCCGACATCAAGATACTTGCCAAGGAAACCGGCAACTGGCAGCGTGACCAAGGATTGAACATCACCGAGAACTGGCTCACAGCGTATGGCGAACAGATTAACGCCATTCTCTCCAACAATGACGAAATGGCGCTTGGCGCGATAATGGCTCTGGAAAACGCGGGCAGACAGGATGTTTTGGTGTTCGGAAACGACGCCATTCCAGACGCGCTGGCGGCGATCAAAAGCGGAAAACTTGGCGGAACAGTATTGCAAGATCCAGTTGCTCAGGGCAAAGGCAGTCTTGAGATCACGGTGAAGATTCTCAACGGCGAAAAGGTTGAGCAGCTTCAGAAACTTCCCGCCGACGTCATTAATAAGGACAATATCAACAATCAATAG
- the iolE gene encoding myo-inosose-2 dehydratase yields the protein MNKSKVKLGIAPIGWTNDDMPELGSENTFEQCVSEMALAGFKGCEVGSKFPRHNPELLKRKLDARGLVICNAWFSTFFADGKKAETIENFTKHMKFLKFMGALVIGCSEQSGSAQGTDKPIFNAKKVFTEVEWQLVVAGYNEIAKIAEGEGMKVCLHHHMGTGVQTTLEIDRFMRETNGNVYLLYDTGHVYYSEGSQESVVKVLEDYLPRIVHVHLKDVRPEKVELVRREGKSFLDGVKMGTFTVPGDGVIDFAPVFDLLDKGDYSGWMVVEAEQDPAKADPFEYAVKAMEYIRKYY from the coding sequence ATGAATAAAAGCAAAGTCAAATTGGGCATCGCCCCAATCGGCTGGACGAACGACGACATGCCCGAACTGGGGAGCGAGAACACCTTCGAGCAATGCGTGAGCGAGATGGCTCTGGCCGGTTTCAAGGGATGCGAGGTCGGCAGTAAATTTCCGCGCCACAATCCAGAATTGCTGAAGCGGAAACTGGACGCCCGCGGATTGGTGATCTGTAACGCCTGGTTCAGCACGTTTTTCGCGGACGGAAAAAAAGCGGAGACGATCGAGAATTTCACGAAACATATGAAATTTCTGAAGTTTATGGGTGCCCTTGTGATCGGATGTTCGGAACAGAGCGGAAGCGCGCAGGGAACCGACAAGCCGATATTCAACGCGAAAAAAGTCTTCACGGAGGTGGAATGGCAGCTTGTGGTCGCCGGTTATAACGAGATCGCGAAAATCGCCGAGGGGGAGGGAATGAAAGTGTGCCTGCACCACCACATGGGCACAGGCGTTCAGACGACTCTCGAAATCGACCGCTTCATGAGGGAAACGAACGGCAACGTCTACCTGCTCTATGACACAGGGCATGTCTACTATTCAGAAGGATCCCAGGAATCCGTCGTTAAAGTGCTTGAAGATTACCTGCCTCGTATAGTGCACGTCCACCTCAAAGACGTTCGTCCAGAAAAAGTGGAGCTTGTGCGCCGGGAGGGCAAGTCATTTCTAGATGGAGTTAAGATGGGAACTTTTACGGTTCCTGGAGATGGGGTAATTGATTTCGCGCCAGTATTCGATTTGTTGGACAAAGGTGACTACAGCGGGTGGATGGTGGTCGAGGCGGAGCAGGATCCTGCGAAAGCCGACCCGTTTGAATACGCCGTAAAGGCAATGGAGTATATCCGCAAATATTATTGA
- a CDS encoding ABC transporter permease gives MIQENRIDWIQLFKKYGIIVVLILMVAGISILRPQFRTPTNLFNVLTQSCIFGIMALGMTFVIISKGIDLSVGSVLALSGVIAASLAQMPEAANKYFPGLPVLPAVIPVIVALIVASLCGALNGTLIAFTGIPAFIATLGMYTVARGLALIYTSGRPISTLSPGFTFFGGKIGMIPTPVVVYLLMIVVAWILLNKTRFGKSVYAIGSNLKAAEVSGIPIKRNFVKIYALCGLMAGVAAVVLAGRVQSVHPGAATGYELTAIAATTIGGTSHSGGIGTIWGAVVGALILGVLRNGLTLLGIHPYWQQVCEGCIIVVAVIIDMKTHTQKK, from the coding sequence ATGATTCAAGAAAATAGAATCGATTGGATCCAGTTGTTCAAAAAATATGGGATTATCGTGGTCCTTATTTTGATGGTCGCGGGCATATCTATTTTAAGACCACAGTTTCGCACCCCCACCAACCTCTTCAATGTACTGACTCAAAGCTGCATTTTCGGAATTATGGCGCTCGGAATGACCTTCGTGATCATCTCCAAAGGGATAGACCTCTCGGTGGGTTCCGTGTTGGCGTTATCGGGCGTCATCGCCGCCAGTCTGGCGCAGATGCCTGAAGCGGCGAACAAATATTTTCCAGGCCTTCCCGTCTTGCCCGCCGTAATTCCTGTGATCGTGGCGCTGATCGTGGCTAGTCTGTGCGGAGCTCTGAACGGGACGCTAATCGCTTTCACGGGGATACCCGCTTTCATCGCAACGCTTGGCATGTACACCGTCGCCCGCGGGCTTGCCCTCATCTACACATCAGGACGCCCCATTAGCACTCTTTCCCCCGGTTTTACCTTCTTTGGGGGCAAAATAGGCATGATCCCCACACCTGTCGTGGTATATCTACTCATGATCGTGGTGGCATGGATACTGCTCAACAAGACGCGCTTCGGTAAAAGCGTGTACGCCATTGGCAGCAATCTCAAGGCGGCCGAGGTCTCTGGTATCCCCATCAAAAGGAATTTCGTGAAAATATACGCGTTATGCGGTCTCATGGCTGGAGTCGCTGCAGTGGTTCTGGCGGGGCGAGTGCAGAGCGTGCACCCTGGGGCGGCCACTGGTTACGAACTGACGGCGATCGCGGCGACGACGATCGGAGGGACCAGCCATTCCGGAGGGATAGGCACGATCTGGGGTGCGGTTGTCGGCGCGTTGATCTTGGGAGTTCTGCGAAATGGACTGACTTTATTGGGCATTCACCCTTACTGGCAGCAGGTGTGCGAGGGCTGTATAATCGTTGTGGCCGTTATCATCGACATGAAGACCCACACGCAGAAAAAATGA
- the iolD gene encoding 3D-(3,5/4)-trihydroxycyclohexane-1,2-dione acylhydrolase (decyclizing): MENVKTIRLTVGQAIVRFLDSQYVEFDGVESKFVKGVITVFGHGIVLGIGEAMASYNGDMRFYMGKNEQGMAHTAIGYAKQKNRREIIACAASIGPGTTNFATAAGTATVNRIPLLLFCGDTYATRQPDPVLQQLEQPANYSVTVADSLKPLSKYWDRVTRPEQVMSALLNAFRVLTDPVETGAVTICLPQDSEAEAYDYPENFFERRIHHIERRVPTNGEIKRAAELIAGKKKPMLICGGGVLYSEAGEALRAFAERHGVPFAETQAGKGAILWDHPLNLSGVGVSGSTAGNKIAKEADLVIAVGTRLGDFTTSSRWQFQNPDVDILSINVSGFDAYKMNARQVVADAQLSLYALDNAIGGYKASWGDEVKRLRDEWFVEVDRVLSLETERGIAQTRALGEMWKAMEADDIIISAAGSLPDDVRKFWKTRAYKSYHVEYGFSCMGYEVNAAVGVKLAEPSRGVYAVVGDGTWQMLHSELLTAVQENLKITVVVFDNQGFGCIENLQNSQGIDSFCTRIAARNEKTGRLDGSPLEIDYAKVAEGYGAKGFRASTPQELAEALASAKNEPGVCVIDVKVLPKTMGGRYEGWWRVGTPQVSENPKVLEARKEQDDEIIKAWKY; the protein is encoded by the coding sequence ATGGAGAACGTGAAAACCATCCGCTTAACTGTAGGGCAGGCGATAGTTCGTTTTCTCGACAGCCAGTACGTGGAATTTGACGGGGTCGAAAGCAAGTTTGTGAAAGGCGTCATAACGGTATTCGGGCATGGAATAGTCCTTGGCATTGGCGAAGCGATGGCATCGTACAACGGAGACATGCGCTTTTATATGGGCAAGAATGAGCAAGGAATGGCGCACACCGCGATAGGCTACGCTAAACAGAAGAACCGCCGAGAGATAATAGCTTGCGCGGCCAGCATCGGGCCCGGCACCACCAACTTCGCGACAGCGGCGGGAACGGCGACGGTGAACCGTATTCCGTTGCTGTTGTTCTGCGGAGACACTTATGCTACTCGCCAGCCGGACCCGGTCCTTCAACAGCTCGAACAACCCGCGAACTACAGCGTGACGGTCGCCGACTCCCTGAAACCCTTATCGAAATATTGGGATAGGGTGACGCGCCCCGAACAGGTGATGAGCGCGTTGCTCAACGCATTCCGCGTGCTGACGGACCCGGTGGAGACCGGCGCGGTGACAATCTGTTTGCCGCAGGACTCCGAGGCGGAAGCCTACGATTATCCCGAAAACTTCTTTGAGAGACGGATACACCACATCGAACGCCGAGTCCCCACTAACGGAGAGATAAAGCGAGCCGCGGAACTCATCGCTGGGAAGAAAAAACCTATGTTGATATGTGGAGGCGGGGTTCTGTATTCCGAAGCGGGGGAGGCGCTTCGCGCCTTCGCGGAAAGACACGGCGTGCCGTTTGCCGAAACGCAGGCGGGCAAAGGAGCCATACTGTGGGATCATCCGCTAAACCTTTCGGGCGTCGGCGTTTCGGGTTCGACAGCTGGCAACAAAATAGCTAAAGAAGCGGATCTCGTCATCGCCGTGGGAACAAGGCTGGGAGACTTCACCACGTCATCCCGGTGGCAGTTCCAGAACCCGGACGTCGATATCCTATCAATCAACGTCAGTGGGTTCGATGCCTATAAAATGAACGCCCGCCAAGTTGTGGCCGACGCGCAACTGTCGCTGTACGCGTTGGACAACGCGATAGGCGGATACAAGGCGTCTTGGGGCGACGAAGTCAAGCGCCTCAGAGATGAGTGGTTTGTCGAGGTTGACCGCGTATTGTCGCTGGAGACGGAGCGTGGGATTGCTCAGACCAGAGCGCTGGGCGAGATGTGGAAGGCTATGGAAGCGGACGACATCATCATTTCCGCCGCCGGGAGCCTGCCCGACGACGTCCGCAAATTCTGGAAGACGCGCGCGTACAAATCCTATCACGTCGAGTACGGATTCAGTTGCATGGGATACGAGGTCAACGCGGCTGTCGGGGTCAAATTGGCAGAGCCGAGCAGGGGTGTGTACGCGGTGGTCGGAGACGGCACATGGCAGATGTTACACTCGGAACTGCTGACGGCCGTCCAGGAAAATCTCAAGATCACCGTGGTCGTATTCGACAACCAGGGATTCGGCTGCATCGAAAACCTACAAAACAGCCAGGGGATTGACTCTTTCTGCACCAGGATCGCCGCGCGAAACGAGAAAACAGGCCGTCTGGATGGCTCACCGCTCGAAATCGACTACGCGAAGGTCGCCGAAGGATACGGGGCGAAGGGCTTCAGGGCATCAACCCCACAAGAGCTGGCGGAAGCGTTAGCGTCCGCAAAGAACGAACCGGGCGTTTGCGTCATAGACGTGAAAGTGCTGCCGAAGACGATGGGCGGCCGCTATGAGGGATGGTGGCGCGTTGGCACGCCGCAGGTTTCGGAGAATCCCAAAGTGCTCGAAGCCCGAAAAGAGCAAGACGACGAGATCATCAAAGCCTGGAAGTATTGA